A window of the Cicer arietinum cultivar CDC Frontier isolate Library 1 chromosome 6, Cicar.CDCFrontier_v2.0, whole genome shotgun sequence genome harbors these coding sequences:
- the LOC101492632 gene encoding non-specific lipid-transfer protein 1-like: MVNMKLACVVVMCMAMLYAQTGGALTCGQISNNLVPCVGYLQYGGLISKRCCDGVKSIANDATTTPARRFTCNCLKSAAAAVKKINPNNAQLLPGKCGVNIPYKISTSTNCASIK, from the exons ATGGTTAACATGAAGTTAGCATGTGTTGTTGTGATGTGCATGGCAATGTTGTATGCACAAACTGGTGGTGCATTAACATGTGGACAAATCTCAAATAACCTTGTTCCATGCGTAGGTTATCTTCAATATGGTGGTCTGATTTCAAAGCGTTGCTGTGACGGCGTTAAAAGCATTGCGAATGACGCTACGACCACCCCTGCCCGCCGTTTTACTTGCAACTGCTTGAAATCGGCTGCTGCTGCTGTTAAGAAAATCAACCCAAACAACGCTCAGTTACTTCCCGGAAAATGTGGTGTTAATATCCCTTATAAGATCAGCACTTCCACCAACTGTGCTAG tATCAAATGA
- the LOC140920759 gene encoding uncharacterized protein — translation MKSLFGAQEVSEIVQNGYEDLVGNPTDAQRTAFKEAKKKDCKALFYIQHNVDNQHFEKISKATRSKEAWDILENYHTGGEKVKQVKLQSYRRKYEIMQMEANQKVSDYFSKLTVIVNQMRTCGENITDQMVVEKVLRSLSPKFDFIVVAIQEAKDVKTMKIEELQNSLEAHKLLVLDRSSERSVQQAFQVQTSKKEGNQKDFKKKGKGKANWSNNGKNKIEDKVESSRRGGFGKSQNKKMDFDKSKVQCFNCEKYGHFVDE, via the coding sequence ATGAAATCTTTATTTGGAGCACAAGAAGTGAGTGAAATTGTGCAGAATGGGTATGAGGATTTGGTGGGGAATCCAACTGATGCACAGAGGACTGCATTCAAGGAAGCCAAGAAGAAAGACTGCAAAGCTTTGTTCTACATTCAGCATAATGTTGACAATCAGCACTTTGAGAAGATTTCTAAAGCAACAAGATCCAAAGAAGCATGGGACATCTTAGAAAACTATCACACTGGTGGAGAAAAGGTGAAGCAAGTGAAGCTACAATCATATAGAAGAAAGTATGAGATAATGCAGATGGAAGCAAATCAAAAAGTAAGTGATTACTTCTCAAAATTAACAGTCATTGTCAATCAAATGAGAACTTGTGGGGAGAACATTACAGATCAGATGGTAGTAGAAAAAGTGTTGAGATCTTTAAGTCCAAAGTTCGATTTCATAGTTGTAGCTATCCAAGAAGCAAAGGATGTGAAAACTATGAAAATCGAAGAGCTGCAAAATTCATTGGAAGCACATAAGCTCCTGGTGCTTGATAGAAGTTCTGAAAGATCAGTTCAACAAGCATTTCAAGTTCAAACTTCCAAGAAGGAGGGAAATCAGAAGGATTTCAAGAAGAAGGGAAAAGGCAAAGCAAATTGGTCTAACAATGGAAAGaacaagattgaagacaaagtTGAATCATCGAGGAGAGGAGGTTTTGGCAAAAGTCAGAACAAGAAGATGGATTTTGACAAAAGTAAGGTGCAATGCTTCAACTGTGAGAAGTATGGGCACTTTGTTGATGAATGA